In Arcobacter ellisii, a genomic segment contains:
- a CDS encoding GspE/PulE family protein: MIKKIVTTLRNTPKFPFLKRDKKKISLKKEKKSDFDFKDFFEKQKKSIYDFIGKSDDPDTHLSNVIEDMIKEKFHLKGGYGDLIANEEKYEQFVRTLGYEYYATYNELSKYYQDTSFQLDEKKLEFCTTMYIITLEDKKNKNKVLGIRDVVNLDFEILSKFYFTKIVVLGEGVLSSVFGEDREIIFSSNSDTENDEEINKYFDKMMGQAILLGASDIHIQKTSRYASLWFRIDGIKVDMGTMPITIAKTLKRRLVTMADQEDSDYESINGVINYEYGKKNIKFRLGLINSKLNFSLVMRMIGGRGVVSHNLRGLNYPEETVQILSNLTKYANGMILITGQVGSGKTHLMYALLQQLAKQQQYVITIEDPVEYVDESFFQIDLSEFASASEEFKYGYPEAVVDILRQDSNIILIGETREPQTASQLVNASNLGQLVFSTMHTNSAPATVSRMTSSLGINEGDIIDNLRGIVSQRLVRKLCNYCKEPDGEGGYKKVGCDECNHTGFKDRVPIAEVVRFKLGHGGDFENPAEYMTVEKASMAQYKEGLITKEDAIAIIRGEEVWYD, from the coding sequence ATGATAAAGAAGATAGTAACAACTTTAAGAAATACACCAAAGTTTCCTTTTTTGAAAAGAGATAAAAAAAAGATATCTCTAAAAAAAGAGAAAAAAAGTGATTTTGATTTTAAAGATTTTTTTGAAAAACAAAAAAAATCAATTTATGATTTCATTGGAAAAAGTGATGATCCTGATACTCATTTATCAAATGTAATTGAGGATATGATTAAAGAAAAATTTCATTTAAAAGGTGGATATGGAGATTTAATTGCAAATGAAGAGAAGTATGAACAATTTGTAAGAACTTTAGGTTATGAGTATTATGCAACGTATAATGAGTTGTCAAAATATTATCAAGATACTTCATTTCAACTTGATGAAAAAAAACTTGAATTTTGTACAACAATGTATATTATCACTTTGGAAGATAAAAAGAACAAAAATAAAGTTTTGGGTATTAGAGATGTTGTAAATCTTGATTTTGAAATATTAAGTAAGTTTTATTTTACAAAAATTGTAGTTTTAGGAGAGGGCGTTTTATCTTCAGTTTTTGGAGAAGATAGAGAGATTATCTTTAGTTCAAATAGTGATACTGAAAATGATGAAGAGATAAATAAATATTTTGACAAAATGATGGGACAAGCTATTTTACTTGGAGCATCTGATATACATATTCAAAAAACAAGTAGATATGCTTCACTTTGGTTTAGAATTGATGGTATCAAAGTTGATATGGGAACTATGCCAATTACAATTGCAAAAACTTTAAAAAGAAGACTTGTAACTATGGCTGACCAAGAGGATTCTGATTATGAATCAATTAATGGTGTTATAAATTATGAGTATGGTAAAAAAAATATCAAGTTTAGGCTTGGGCTTATAAACTCAAAATTAAACTTTTCATTGGTTATGAGGATGATTGGTGGACGTGGAGTTGTTTCACATAATTTAAGAGGATTAAATTATCCAGAAGAGACAGTACAAATTCTATCAAACTTAACAAAATATGCAAATGGAATGATATTAATTACGGGACAAGTTGGTTCTGGTAAAACTCACTTAATGTATGCCTTATTACAACAATTGGCAAAACAACAACAGTATGTTATTACCATTGAAGACCCAGTTGAGTATGTGGATGAATCTTTCTTCCAAATTGATTTATCTGAGTTTGCAAGTGCAAGTGAAGAGTTTAAGTATGGTTACCCAGAAGCCGTTGTTGATATTTTAAGACAAGATTCAAATATCATACTAATTGGTGAAACAAGGGAACCTCAAACAGCATCACAACTTGTAAATGCATCAAACTTAGGTCAGTTAGTATTCTCTACAATGCATACCAACTCAGCACCTGCAACTGTTTCAAGGATGACAAGTTCACTTGGAATCAATGAAGGGGATATTATTGATAACTTAAGAGGAATTGTTTCTCAAAGATTAGTTAGAAAATTATGTAACTATTGTAAAGAACCAGATGGAGAAGGTGGATATAAAAAAGTTGGATGTGATGAGTGTAACCACACAGGATTTAAAGATAGGGTGCCAATCGCTGAGGTTGTAAGATTTAAACTTGGACATGGTGGTGATTTTGAAAATCCAGCAGAATATATGACAGTTGAAAAAGCTTCAATGGCACAATATAAAGAAGGTTTAATTACAAAAGAAGATGCAATTGCAATTATCAGAGGGGAAGAAGTATGGTACGATTAG